In Hymenobacter aquaticus, a single window of DNA contains:
- a CDS encoding OmpH family outer membrane protein — protein MKKLHSLLLGALLLLTGPAALAQKFGYVDSEFVMGKMPAYAQAQQELNTLSNTWQKEIESQKKDLDKLYRNYQAEEVLLTEPMKKKRQDEILKKEQDVKAYQNKIFGYEGQLFKKRQELTKPVQDQVFEAIEKVAKKKQLAIVFDKAGDLTMLYTNPTHDYTEFVLEELGLASEDRNQPGQKGATRTVTTPKTPAGDADVDTDQDAAAPASKTRQPARPTNTRPASRKN, from the coding sequence ATGAAAAAGCTACATTCTCTGCTGCTGGGCGCGTTGCTGCTCCTGACGGGGCCGGCCGCGCTGGCCCAGAAGTTTGGGTACGTCGACTCCGAGTTTGTGATGGGCAAGATGCCCGCCTACGCCCAGGCGCAGCAGGAGCTGAACACGTTGTCGAATACGTGGCAGAAAGAAATTGAAAGCCAGAAAAAGGACCTCGACAAGCTTTACCGGAACTACCAGGCCGAAGAAGTGCTCCTGACCGAGCCCATGAAAAAGAAGCGGCAGGATGAGATTCTGAAAAAGGAGCAGGACGTGAAGGCCTACCAGAACAAGATCTTCGGTTACGAAGGCCAACTGTTCAAAAAGCGGCAGGAGTTGACCAAGCCCGTGCAGGATCAGGTGTTCGAAGCCATTGAAAAGGTGGCCAAGAAAAAGCAGCTGGCCATTGTTTTCGACAAAGCCGGCGACCTGACCATGCTGTATACCAACCCCACCCACGACTACACGGAATTTGTCTTGGAAGAATTGGGTTTAGCTTCTGAAGACCGGAACCAGCCGGGCCAGAAGGGCGCTACCCGCACGGTGACGACGCCCAAAACGCCCGCCGGCGACGCGGACGTGGACACGGACCAGGACGCGGCAGCCCCGGCCAGCAAGACCCGCCAGCCGGCCCGCCCAACAAATACGCGCCCGGCTAGCCGAAAAAATTAA
- a CDS encoding OmpH family outer membrane protein, producing MNKFRLALAAAVLSFSTATTALAQAPLKIGYTSVEYVLSQMPESKQIESDLKAYSTQLEAQLKSKYSDYQAKAEAYQKGAPTMTEVVRADKEKELTGLQTSIQEFQRSADQSLQQKQQTLLKPALDKLQKTIDAVAEENGYTYVLNSDGASPVLLHGPKDGDISDLVLKKMGVTPGAAAAAPKAAPAAAPAATPAAGTTKTKTKSKK from the coding sequence ATGAACAAATTCCGTCTTGCCCTGGCTGCGGCCGTCCTCTCGTTCAGCACGGCTACCACGGCACTGGCGCAAGCCCCGCTCAAAATCGGCTACACCAGCGTAGAATACGTTCTGAGCCAGATGCCGGAGAGCAAGCAGATCGAGTCGGATCTGAAGGCCTACAGCACCCAGCTCGAAGCCCAGCTGAAAAGCAAGTATTCGGACTATCAGGCCAAAGCTGAAGCCTACCAGAAAGGTGCTCCGACGATGACGGAAGTAGTGCGCGCTGATAAGGAGAAAGAGTTGACCGGCCTGCAAACCTCCATCCAGGAGTTCCAGCGTAGCGCCGACCAGAGCCTGCAGCAGAAGCAGCAGACCCTGCTGAAGCCCGCCCTGGACAAGCTCCAGAAGACCATTGACGCCGTAGCCGAAGAGAATGGCTATACCTACGTGCTGAACTCGGACGGTGCCAGCCCGGTGCTGCTGCACGGCCCCAAGGATGGCGACATTTCGGATCTGGTGCTGAAGAAAATGGGTGTTACGCCTGGCGCTGCCGCGGCTGCTCCTAAAGCGGCTCCCGCTGCCGCTCCGGCCGCTACGCCCGCCGCTGGTACCACCAAAACCAAGACTAAATCGAAGAAGTAG